A portion of the Pseudomonas sp. GR 6-02 genome contains these proteins:
- the dnaQ gene encoding DNA polymerase III subunit epsilon → MATRSVVLDTETTGMPVTDGHRIIEIGCVELIGRRLTGRHFHVYLQPDRESDEGAIGVHGITNEFLVGKPRFTEVADEFFEFIKGAQLIIHNAAFDVGFINNEFALMGQHDRADITQHCTILDTLIMARERHPGQRNSLDALCKRYGVDNSGRELHGALLDSEILADVYLTMTGGQTSLSLAGNASDGNGSGEGADNSATEIRRLPADRQPTRIIRASEEDLAQHVARLEAIAKSAGAPSLWQQLAEAKAQA, encoded by the coding sequence ATGGCCACCAGATCCGTTGTACTCGATACCGAAACCACCGGCATGCCGGTGACCGACGGCCACCGGATTATCGAAATCGGTTGTGTCGAGTTGATCGGTCGGCGGCTGACCGGCCGGCATTTCCACGTTTACCTGCAACCGGATCGCGAGAGTGACGAAGGCGCCATCGGCGTCCACGGCATCACTAACGAATTTCTGGTGGGCAAGCCGCGTTTCACTGAAGTGGCCGATGAATTTTTCGAGTTCATCAAGGGCGCACAGCTGATCATCCATAACGCGGCGTTCGACGTTGGCTTCATCAACAACGAATTTGCCCTGATGGGCCAGCACGATCGCGCGGACATCACACAACACTGCACGATCCTCGACACCCTGATAATGGCCCGGGAACGTCACCCGGGGCAGCGCAACAGCCTCGACGCCTTGTGCAAACGCTATGGCGTCGACAACTCCGGCCGTGAACTGCACGGCGCCTTGCTCGACTCCGAGATTCTCGCCGACGTTTACCTGACCATGACCGGCGGCCAGACCAGCCTGTCGCTGGCCGGTAACGCGTCCGATGGCAACGGTTCGGGCGAAGGCGCCGATAATTCCGCCACGGAAATCCGTCGTCTGCCGGCCGATCGCCAGCCGACCCGGATCATCCGCGCCAGTGAAGAGGATCTGGCCCAACACGTTGCGCGCCTGGAAGCCATCGCCAAATCCGCCGGCGCGCCGTCGCTGTGGCAGCAATTGGCCGAGGCCAAGGCCCAGGCCTGA
- the rnhA gene encoding ribonuclease HI — protein MSDSVELFTDGACKGNPGPGGWGALLVCKGVEKELWGGEANTTNNRMELMGAIRGLEELKRSCDVLLVTDSQYVMKGINEWMANWKKRGWKTAAKEPVKNADLWKLLDEQVNRHNVTWKWVRGHIGHHGNERADQLANRGVDEVRGYKQA, from the coding sequence ATGAGCGATAGCGTAGAACTCTTCACCGATGGCGCCTGCAAGGGCAACCCTGGCCCAGGCGGCTGGGGCGCGTTGCTGGTGTGCAAGGGCGTTGAAAAAGAACTCTGGGGCGGCGAAGCCAACACCACCAACAACCGCATGGAGCTGATGGGGGCGATCCGTGGCCTGGAAGAGCTCAAGCGTTCTTGCGACGTGCTGCTGGTGACCGACTCCCAGTACGTGATGAAAGGCATCAACGAGTGGATGGCCAACTGGAAGAAACGCGGCTGGAAAACCGCCGCGAAGGAACCAGTGAAAAACGCCGACCTGTGGAAACTGCTCGACGAGCAGGTCAACCGCCACAACGTCACCTGGAAATGGGTGCGCGGGCACATCGGCCATCATGGCAACGAACGGGCCGACCAACTGGCCAACCGTGGCGTGGATGAAGTGCGCGGGTACAAGCAGGCTTGA